A genomic stretch from Arachis stenosperma cultivar V10309 chromosome 3, arast.V10309.gnm1.PFL2, whole genome shotgun sequence includes:
- the LOC130969837 gene encoding uncharacterized protein LOC130969837 — MVIPSPVRPPRITQFLKPYVLRMHFTNKYVSAQVIHTPTATVASSASSQEKALRSSLEIKRDVAAAAKIGKLLAECLLLKDIAAVSVHLKREQKYHGKVKAVIDSLRDAGVMLL, encoded by the coding sequence ATGGTTATCCCTTCTCCTGTAAGGCCTCCAAGGATCACACAATTTCTAAAACCCTACGTTCTGAGGATGCATTTTACTAATAAGTATGTGAGTGCCCAGGTGATCCACACGCCAACTGCTACCGTGGCCTCTTCTGCTAGCTCACAGGAGAAAGCATTGAGATCAAGCTTGGAAATTAAGCGTGATGTGGCCGCGGCTGCAAAGATCGGAAAGTTACTAGCCGAATGCCTCTTGCTTAAGGACATTGCTGCTGTTTCTGTTCATTTGAAGAGAGAACAGAAGTATCATGGGAAGGTTAAGGCAGTTATTGATTCTCTCAGGGATGCTGGCGTTATGCTTCTTTGA